One part of the Phycisphaerae bacterium genome encodes these proteins:
- a CDS encoding SUMF1/EgtB/PvdO family nonheme iron enzyme: protein MNLTLFAGSKKAANARSSPLHGDFVPAAPTKPVADLLEQALRAGRLGHFVAQPSPWANQPRFETVLAEAARAIDERFALVPAGIVSIPLTTCDDPGQPETDCETQEFMLARHAVTNADFQHFVDAEGYRDMSLWPEEIWPHLISFKDMTDTPGPRYWQNGRHDRRLADHPVVGISFYEAAAYAQWAGYRLPTEAEWQMAASWQIRSEANVHQRYPWGDSLDLQRCNIWASGHNGTLPVGACPGGAAPNGVLQLIGNVWEWTNSDFLCADTNGQRVVGDSRMNSIRGGAFDTYFAWQATATFRTGLACVARSNNVGFRCALHAVV from the coding sequence GTGAACCTGACACTGTTTGCCGGTAGCAAGAAGGCCGCGAACGCGCGGAGTTCGCCACTCCACGGCGACTTCGTTCCCGCGGCACCCACGAAACCGGTCGCGGACCTGCTGGAGCAGGCGTTGCGAGCGGGTCGCCTCGGGCACTTCGTGGCGCAGCCCTCGCCGTGGGCGAACCAGCCGCGCTTCGAAACCGTGCTGGCCGAAGCCGCCCGCGCGATCGATGAACGCTTCGCGCTGGTGCCGGCGGGAATCGTGTCGATTCCCCTGACCACCTGTGATGATCCCGGTCAGCCGGAGACGGACTGCGAAACGCAGGAGTTCATGCTGGCCCGGCACGCTGTGACCAATGCCGACTTCCAGCACTTCGTCGACGCCGAGGGATACCGCGACATGAGTCTGTGGCCAGAGGAAATCTGGCCGCACCTCATCAGCTTCAAGGACATGACCGACACGCCGGGGCCGCGCTACTGGCAGAACGGGCGCCACGATCGACGGCTGGCCGATCACCCGGTGGTGGGGATCTCGTTCTATGAGGCGGCGGCCTATGCGCAGTGGGCGGGCTACCGGCTGCCGACCGAGGCGGAGTGGCAGATGGCCGCCAGTTGGCAGATCCGCAGCGAGGCCAATGTCCACCAGCGCTATCCGTGGGGCGACAGTCTCGACCTGCAGCGCTGCAACATCTGGGCCTCGGGGCACAACGGCACGCTGCCGGTGGGGGCCTGTCCCGGCGGCGCGGCGCCCAACGGTGTGCTGCAGCTCATCGGGAACGTGTGGGAGTGGACGAATTCGGATTTTCTGTGTGCGGACACGAACGGTCAGCGGGTCGTGGGGGACTCGCGCATGAACAGCATTCGCGGCGGGGCGTTCGATACGTATTTCGCGTGGCAGGCCACGGCGACGTTCCGGACCGGTCTGGCCTGCGTGGCGCGCTCCAACAACGTCGGGTTCCGGTGCGCGCTGCACGCGGTGGTGTGA
- a CDS encoding MBL fold metallo-hydrolase, giving the protein MHATHRRIAACLLLSVVIAVPLLAQEQPRIEFKSTRLADHVYMLSGAGGNLAVALADDGVLLVDSEYSQLRDKLLAAVKELSAQPIRMVVNTHWHFDHVGNNEYLAQHGARIVAHANVRQRMSSEQVLRNLDRRVPPSPAAALPTLTFTDALTVYHGGEEIRVLHLAPAHTDGDSIVQFKQANVLHAGDVFFNQCYPFIDLNAGGSIDGMIRALDQIAKLADDQTRIIPGHGPLATLADLRTFRDMLATLRDRVQKLLDAGKTRDEIIAAKPTKDFDAKNEGGFDPDAFVGIVVDSLKR; this is encoded by the coding sequence ATGCACGCCACACACCGCCGCATCGCTGCGTGTTTGCTGCTTTCCGTCGTCATCGCCGTACCGCTGCTGGCCCAGGAGCAGCCGCGGATCGAGTTTAAGTCCACGCGCCTCGCGGACCATGTGTACATGCTGTCCGGCGCCGGCGGCAACCTGGCGGTCGCGCTCGCGGACGACGGCGTGCTGCTGGTGGACAGCGAGTACAGTCAATTGCGCGACAAGCTGCTGGCCGCCGTGAAGGAGTTGAGCGCGCAGCCGATCCGCATGGTCGTGAACACGCACTGGCACTTCGACCACGTCGGCAACAACGAGTACCTCGCCCAGCACGGTGCCCGCATCGTCGCCCACGCCAACGTCCGGCAGCGCATGAGCAGCGAGCAGGTGCTGCGCAACCTCGACCGCCGCGTGCCGCCGTCGCCCGCCGCCGCGCTGCCGACGCTGACTTTCACGGACGCCCTGACCGTGTATCACGGTGGCGAAGAAATTCGCGTGCTGCACCTGGCCCCCGCGCACACCGACGGCGATAGCATCGTGCAGTTCAAGCAGGCCAATGTGCTGCACGCCGGGGACGTATTCTTCAACCAGTGCTACCCGTTCATCGATCTCAACGCCGGCGGGTCCATCGATGGTATGATCCGGGCGCTCGACCAGATCGCCAAACTCGCGGACGACCAGACGCGGATCATTCCCGGCCACGGGCCGCTGGCGACGCTGGCGGACCTGCGGACGTTCCGCGACATGCTGGCCACGCTTCGCGACCGGGTGCAGAAGCTCCTCGACGCCGGCAAGACGCGTGATGAGATCATCGCCGCGAAGCCGACGAAGGACTTTGATGCGAAGAACGAGGGTGGATTCGATCCTGATGCGTTTGTAGGCATCGTGGTCGACAGTCTGAAGCGCTAG
- a CDS encoding PAS domain-containing protein: MSVEPAWINGLKVSMIVCDHEGKILFLNSTAAEKYAKDGGLALVGKNLRDCHKAESSAQIARLIAEGRPNHYTITKNGRKRMIHQMPWFEAGRCAGLVEFAMDIPDDLPHFDRDQPSKPA; the protein is encoded by the coding sequence ATGAGCGTGGAACCAGCCTGGATCAACGGTCTGAAGGTCTCGATGATCGTCTGCGATCACGAGGGGAAGATACTCTTCCTGAACTCCACCGCCGCCGAGAAGTACGCCAAAGACGGCGGACTGGCTCTAGTCGGTAAGAATCTGCGCGACTGCCACAAGGCGGAATCCAGCGCGCAGATCGCCCGGCTCATCGCCGAGGGCCGGCCCAACCACTACACGATCACGAAGAACGGCCGCAAACGCATGATTCACCAGATGCCCTGGTTCGAGGCGGGGCGCTGTGCCGGGCTCGTCGAATTCGCCATGGACATCCCCGACGATCTCCCGCACTTCGACCGCGACCAGCCGAGCAAGCCGGCCTGA
- a CDS encoding STAS domain-containing protein, protein MSTTPKILVQKMWDVTVVDFQEARLLEAQQIEAIAKELYRLVDEMDVKKLILDFGKVQFLASAAIGVLMNLHKKSTAIKGTVIICSLRKELMKVFEIMKLTKVLKFAANEDEALVQLGYTAAR, encoded by the coding sequence ATGAGCACCACCCCCAAGATCCTGGTTCAGAAAATGTGGGACGTCACGGTCGTGGACTTCCAGGAGGCCCGGCTGCTCGAGGCGCAGCAGATTGAGGCGATCGCCAAAGAACTCTACCGGCTGGTGGACGAAATGGACGTCAAGAAGCTGATCCTCGATTTCGGGAAGGTGCAGTTCCTCGCGTCGGCCGCGATCGGCGTGCTGATGAACCTGCACAAGAAATCGACGGCGATCAAGGGCACCGTCATCATCTGCAGCTTGCGCAAGGAGCTGATGAAGGTCTTCGAGATCATGAAGCTGACGAAGGTGCTCAAGTTCGCCGCGAACGAGGACGAGGCCCTGGTCCAGCTCGGCTACACGGCTGCGCGCTGA
- a CDS encoding endo alpha-1,4 polygalactosaminidase, whose product MIQRTCLVVLLGLAIAWFGCPRDGNADGNSPADTNTPADAGGDWYKPDVGTTWQWQLQPSAANEINITYDVDAYDIDLFDTSTALIDELHGQGRRVICYFSAGTYEDFRADANEFAAAALGNALEEWAGERWLDIRAANVRQIMLARLDLAVEKGCDCVEPDNVDGYVNDSGFPLTAQDQLDFNRFIADEAHARGLCVGLKNDLDQISQLVAYFDFSVNEQCHEYDECDALQPFIDAGKPVFNAEYAGAYVNNAAERTALCDDAQDRGFHTLVLPLNLDDAFRLSCAP is encoded by the coding sequence ATGATTCAGCGAACGTGTCTCGTGGTCTTGCTCGGGCTCGCGATCGCGTGGTTTGGTTGCCCGCGCGACGGCAATGCCGATGGCAACTCGCCGGCGGACACGAATACGCCGGCGGACGCGGGCGGCGATTGGTACAAGCCCGACGTGGGCACGACATGGCAGTGGCAGCTTCAGCCCAGCGCCGCGAATGAGATCAACATCACCTATGACGTGGACGCGTATGACATCGATCTGTTTGACACAAGCACGGCGCTGATCGACGAGCTGCACGGGCAGGGGCGGCGGGTGATCTGTTATTTCTCGGCGGGCACGTACGAGGACTTCCGCGCGGACGCGAACGAATTCGCGGCCGCCGCGCTGGGCAACGCGCTCGAAGAATGGGCCGGTGAACGCTGGCTCGACATTCGCGCGGCGAACGTGCGGCAGATCATGCTGGCGCGCCTGGACCTCGCGGTGGAAAAGGGCTGCGACTGCGTCGAGCCGGACAACGTCGACGGCTACGTGAACGACAGCGGTTTCCCGCTGACCGCACAGGACCAGCTCGACTTCAACCGCTTCATCGCCGACGAGGCCCACGCGCGCGGCCTGTGCGTAGGACTCAAGAACGACCTCGACCAGATTTCGCAGCTCGTGGCGTACTTCGATTTCAGCGTGAACGAGCAGTGTCACGAGTACGACGAGTGCGACGCGCTGCAGCCGTTCATCGACGCGGGCAAGCCGGTGTTCAACGCCGAGTACGCCGGCGCGTATGTGAACAATGCGGCCGAGCGGACGGCGCTATGCGACGATGCGCAGGATCGTGGGTTTCACACGCTGGTGTTGCCGCTGAATCTGGACGACGCGTTCCGGCTCAGTTGCGCGCCGTGA